TCGGCATTGTCGGCGCGATCCTGGCGGCGGCGTTGTTCCTGATCACGCCGGGCAACCAGGCCGGCGCCCCGCCTGCGGGCAATCTGCTCAAGCCTTATGGGATCGTGCTAAGCAACCCGCAATCCTATCTCTGCGGCCTGATCGCCGGGCTGCTGTTCACGCCGACCACGATCGGCGACATGACCTGGGGCGTCGCCTTCTTCCAGAAGGATGCGGGCCTGGATTTCCGGCACGCGGTGACCGTCATCTCGATGGTGCCGCTCGGCTGGGTCGTGGGCTGCCCGTTGCTGGGCTGGCTCGCCGATCGGTTCGGGCTGCGCAAGCCGGCGCTGATCGGAGGCGCCGTGGTGATGCTGGTGATGGTGGCGCAGATCGCGCTGCTGCCGCAGCTCCTGCCGCCGCTGATCGGCATGTTCCTGTTCGGCGTCGCTTCGGGTGCGGCGATGATCCCTTACACGATCATCAAGGAAGCCAATCCCGACGAGGTGAAGGGCAGTGCCACCGGCGCCCAGAACTTCCTGGTGTTCGGCATCTCGGCCCTGCTCGGGCCGGTGTTCGGCGACCTGCTCGGCCGGACCTTGGAGACGGCACCGAACCATCTCGCGCATTTCCGCGCGGCCGGCATCTTCTGGATGGCGACCATTCTCGTCGCGATCGTCGCCAGCTTCTTCCTACGCGAAACCGGCCACCGGCAAGGCAAGCCCTGAAACCATTCTCTGCTGGGGATTCGACATGTCGAAAACTGCAGCCCAGTTCCTGGCTTAGGCGCTCGAAGCCGCCGGCGTGAAGCGAATCTACGGCGCAGTCGATCGTTGTTTTCCTCGAGCGGGCGGCGTTCCGTCCTCCCGCGGCAAGCGTCCTGCGCCCTCGCCTTCAACTCTGTGGGCTACCGGATCAACGCCCCAGCAGTCGTGCGCCGAGTTCCCGGCCATAGGCTGCGAGCGACTGGCCGATCGGGTGGCGCTCGGCGTGATAGGCCTGCAGCGCCTCCGTAACGGGCAAGGCACGCAGTGCCCGTTGCAGCGCGAGCGCATCACCGGCCGCCTTGGCGGCGCCGCGGCCGGTATGGGGCCGGACCGTAAAAGCCGCATCGCCCAGGAGCGCCACGCGTCCCCGCACCATCGCGGGCGTTTCATAATCGAAAATCGCCTGCACGAACGGCCGCGGTTCGGCCGCGACGACGGAGGCGAACGCGGGCGGCAGCAGTTTGCCCGCCTGCTCGACCAGGTCGCGGTGCGCGTCGTCGGAAACGGCACCCGGCGGCAACGAATAGGGATGGGCGGCACCCTCCGCATCCGTCAAAACGGCACGCCGTCCCGCCTCGCCGGGCGCTGGCCGGTACCAGACCCAATTGTAGCGTCGCGCGCCCGTGACGACCTCGCCGTTCGGCCCGTCGACCAGAAAGCCGATGATGTGGGATCCGGGCATCGGATAGTAGGCCAGATAGCCTAGTAGAGAACCCGAGACCGTGAGGTCGAGAAGCCGTTCCGGAAACAGCCCTCGCCATGCGACATAGCCCGCATAGAGGCTCGCCGATCCTGTGCCGTTTACGGCCGTCCTGACGGTCGAGCCGACGCCGTCGGCGCCGATCACGAGATCGGCCCAATCGTCCTCGAGCCCGTTGAACGCGAGATAGGCCCGATCCGCGTCCTCAGTCACGGCTCTGACCTCGGCGCCCAGCTGATAGGCGCCGTCGGGCAGTTGCTCCCGGAAGAATTGATAGAGGTGGTTCCACGAGATCTCCATCGACGGCTTGCCATTGCGCTCGACGATGTTGCCCGTTCGATCAAGCGTGATCCCTTCCCTGGCGGCGATGCCGACGTTCGCGACGTGCTCGCACCCCGTAGCGCGCAGCAGCGCGAACAGCTCCGGCCGGCCGAGCAGGCCCGCTCCGCGTCCGCCCAGCCCATGCATCGACCGCTCGTAGATCTTGACGTCATGCCCATCACGGCCGAGGAGCGCCGCGGCGAAGAGCCCGCCAAGCGAACCACCGACAATCCGGATCCGCAGCCGATCCATCCTCGGACTCCTCCCAATCCTCCAGCGAAGAAGACGCACGGCTAGGGCGTACACCGCGCGCCTGAGGTTCCCGACAGTAGCGAAGTACTTCCGGGAGCGATTGTCGGAAAGTCATCCGGTTTGAACGAGAGATGTCAATCGACCGAGATCCGCGCCGCAGCACAATCCAAGTCTGACGCTGCGTTTCATCACAAATCGCCAAAGCGGGTTTCCATTCATCAAGACTATGGCCCTGACCAGATTGCAGGTTGCCGGCAGGTATCCTCGGGCCTCGTCGGATCCCGATGCATTGGAGTTGCGAGAGACATGGCTGTTCGGCGCAAGCTGCTCTTCGGAACTGCCGCGGTCGTCGCCGGCGCCGGAGCACTCATCGCATTGGTACTGGTCTATCGGCCCGCGATCGCGCCCATCGCGCCGCCTGATCCGAAATCCTTTGCACTCGCCGAGGTCGAGAAAGGTGCCGCCCTCGCCGCGGTCGGCGATTGCGCGGTCTGCCACACGGCCGACGGCGGCCGGCCCTATGCCGGCGGCCGCGCGCTCGCAACGCCGTTCGGGACGCTCTACGCCACCAACGTCACGCCCGATGCCAAGACCGGGATCGGCTCCTGGTCCGAGGAGGCGTTCCGGCGCGCCATGCGCGAAGGCGTGGCACAGGACGGTTCGCACCTCTATCCGGCGCTGCCCTACGAGCATTTCACGCACGTGAGCGACGAGGACCTAGACGCGATCTATGCCTTTCTGATG
This sequence is a window from Aliidongia dinghuensis. Protein-coding genes within it:
- a CDS encoding MFS transporter, with the translated sequence MPKDPIASATLLSSSAAPPGRVGARAFVIAWVIALLFYVLEYAARSSPAVMIPQLSTAFGETALGVSAILGTYYYTYSLASLVAGVALDRAGAKYAVALGCAVLGAGCLLFAVSSPVAGYAGRLLQGAGSAFAFTGAVYLASRGFSPRSLATAIGVTQCLGMLGGSAGQFVVGPLLGGGIAWSGVWIFFGIVGAILAAALFLITPGNQAGAPPAGNLLKPYGIVLSNPQSYLCGLIAGLLFTPTTIGDMTWGVAFFQKDAGLDFRHAVTVISMVPLGWVVGCPLLGWLADRFGLRKPALIGGAVVMLVMVAQIALLPQLLPPLIGMFLFGVASGAAMIPYTIIKEANPDEVKGSATGAQNFLVFGISALLGPVFGDLLGRTLETAPNHLAHFRAAGIFWMATILVAIVASFFLRETGHRQGKP
- a CDS encoding FAD binding domain-containing protein; amino-acid sequence: MDRLRIRIVGGSLGGLFAAALLGRDGHDVKIYERSMHGLGGRGAGLLGRPELFALLRATGCEHVANVGIAAREGITLDRTGNIVERNGKPSMEISWNHLYQFFREQLPDGAYQLGAEVRAVTEDADRAYLAFNGLEDDWADLVIGADGVGSTVRTAVNGTGSASLYAGYVAWRGLFPERLLDLTVSGSLLGYLAYYPMPGSHIIGFLVDGPNGEVVTGARRYNWVWYRPAPGEAGRRAVLTDAEGAAHPYSLPPGAVSDDAHRDLVEQAGKLLPPAFASVVAAEPRPFVQAIFDYETPAMVRGRVALLGDAAFTVRPHTGRGAAKAAGDALALQRALRALPVTEALQAYHAERHPIGQSLAAYGRELGARLLGR